A region of Deinococcus rubellus DNA encodes the following proteins:
- a CDS encoding NUDIX domain-containing protein produces MPATPFHLVAWAVMQRPDGQILLARRSNVSYGNGLWGLPGGHVEDEETLPEAAAREALEEVGTRIDPAPLTLLGMTRYVDTSGGEPVRGLDAFYLALSWQGEARPVSECSEVGWFSPDDLPPDVLPWLGTVVAAHLRGRVAFREDLG; encoded by the coding sequence ATGCCCGCCACGCCTTTTCACCTCGTCGCCTGGGCCGTCATGCAGCGTCCGGACGGTCAGATTCTGCTGGCCCGGCGCAGCAACGTCAGTTACGGCAACGGGCTGTGGGGCCTGCCCGGCGGCCACGTCGAGGACGAAGAGACGCTGCCCGAAGCCGCCGCCCGCGAGGCGCTTGAGGAAGTCGGCACCCGCATTGACCCGGCCCCGCTGACGTTGCTCGGGATGACCCGCTACGTGGACACCAGCGGCGGCGAGCCGGTGCGCGGCCTGGACGCCTTCTATCTGGCGCTGAGCTGGCAGGGTGAGGCGCGGCCAGTGAGTGAATGTTCCGAGGTGGGCTGGTTTTCTCCCGACGACCTGCCACCGGACGTCCTGCCCTGGCTCGGCACCGTCGTGGCGGCGCACCTGCGGGGGCGGGTGGCCTTTCGGGAAGACCTGGGCTGA
- the rpe gene encoding ribulose-phosphate 3-epimerase yields MPVKLAPSILACDFTRLGDEVSAIASAEYIHVDVMDGLFVPNISFGVPILAATRRAAAPGQFVDVHLMIERPERYLADFAAAGADGLTVHVESTPHLHRAVQMIRGLGKRAGVVLNPGTALETLRPVLNDVDLVLIMSVNPGFGGQSFLPQSLERVRTVRGWLNELGSAAELEVDGGVSAENARALADAGATVLVAGSSVFGAESAAAGLAKLRAALTQESA; encoded by the coding sequence GTGCCAGTCAAACTCGCTCCGAGCATCCTTGCCTGTGATTTCACCCGACTCGGTGACGAAGTGTCGGCCATCGCCAGCGCCGAATACATTCATGTGGACGTGATGGACGGCCTGTTCGTGCCGAACATCAGTTTCGGGGTGCCGATTCTGGCCGCCACCCGGCGGGCCGCCGCGCCTGGGCAGTTCGTCGACGTTCACCTGATGATCGAGCGCCCCGAGCGCTACCTGGCCGACTTCGCGGCGGCGGGCGCGGACGGTCTGACGGTGCATGTCGAATCGACCCCGCACCTGCACCGCGCCGTGCAGATGATCCGGGGGCTGGGCAAGCGGGCGGGCGTGGTGCTCAATCCTGGCACGGCGCTGGAAACGTTGCGCCCGGTGCTGAATGACGTGGACCTGGTCCTGATCATGAGCGTCAACCCCGGCTTCGGTGGGCAGAGTTTCCTGCCGCAGTCGCTGGAGCGGGTCCGCACCGTGCGCGGCTGGCTGAATGAACTCGGCAGCGCGGCGGAACTGGAAGTGGACGGCGGGGTGAGCGCCGAGAACGCCCGCGCCCTGGCCGATGCGGGCGCAACGGTGCTGGTGGCCGGGTCAAGCGTGTTCGGCGCAGAGAGTGCGGCGGCGGGCCTGGCGAAACTGCGCGCCGCGCTGACCCAGGAGAGCGCATGA
- a CDS encoding 2-phosphosulfolactate phosphatase — translation MKLRVDLLPHGSYSDTVLVIDVLRATTTAVTYLERGAESLLLTASPDIALGLKWQPGLTDEAGDPIRNDTYLLGGERGGLAIPGFDFGNSPVEAAQQNFTGKTIIMNTTNGTGAAHIAAQSGSRVLLASLTNAHAAARRAKALALEEIAIVCAGTDERVSLEDVYAAGVIAEYLLALGELSVDDGARIALTLRRSAGNPLEALSSSMHGQTLERLGLGEDVRYAAQVSESTVVPVLSDLQDIEGALRFVAG, via the coding sequence ATGAAGCTGCGGGTCGATCTGCTGCCGCATGGGTCTTATTCCGACACCGTGCTGGTCATCGACGTGCTGCGGGCCACCACCACTGCCGTCACCTACCTGGAGCGTGGGGCGGAAAGCTTACTGCTCACCGCCAGCCCCGACATCGCCCTGGGCCTCAAATGGCAGCCGGGCCTCACCGACGAGGCGGGCGATCCCATTCGCAACGACACCTACCTGCTCGGCGGTGAGCGCGGCGGGCTGGCGATACCCGGCTTCGATTTCGGCAACAGTCCGGTGGAAGCGGCGCAGCAGAACTTTACGGGCAAGACCATCATCATGAACACCACCAACGGCACCGGAGCCGCCCACATCGCGGCCCAGAGCGGCAGCCGGGTGCTGCTGGCCTCGCTGACCAACGCCCACGCCGCCGCCCGGCGGGCCAAGGCCCTGGCCCTGGAGGAAATCGCCATCGTCTGCGCCGGAACCGACGAGCGGGTGAGCCTGGAAGACGTGTACGCGGCAGGCGTCATCGCCGAGTACCTGCTGGCGCTGGGCGAACTGAGTGTGGATGACGGCGCGCGCATCGCCCTGACCCTGCGCCGCAGCGCCGGGAACCCGCTGGAAGCTTTATCGAGCAGCATGCACGGACAGACACTGGAGCGCCTGGGCCTCGGCGAAGACGTGCGCTACGCCGCCCAGGTGTCGGAGAGTACCGTGGTGCCGGTATTGAGCGACCTTCAAGATATCGAGGGAGCGTTGAGGTTCGTGGCGGGCTGA
- a CDS encoding glutamate-5-semialdehyde dehydrogenase yields MTTAVPEAPGSQVLTVREMGIAARRAGRVLGTLPTAQKNAALGEVAAQLRAHAAEILAANALDVAAARAAGLTAPLIDRLTLTPERLESIAADVENVATLPDPVGETLGEATRPNGLRVSRRRVPLGVLGVIYESRPNVTVDVATLAVKSGNAVILRGGKETQQSNAVLVRLIARALGEHGVPAGAVQVISDPQRARMLELLRLDDLIDAIIPRGGAGLHRFCVENATVPVIVGGVGVVHLYLDESYVQDAAGLHSASEIICNSKVQRPSVCNALDTLLMTEASARLALPTVARELLAAGVELRADPFTLKVLAAAGLTAVAATPDDFGTEFLSLTLSLRTVADLNEALDFIAEYGNHTDAILTRDELQAETFVQQVDSAAVIVNASTRFNDGAQLGLGAEVAVSTQKLHARGPMALFELTTTKWVVRGEGQVRG; encoded by the coding sequence ATGACCACTGCTGTGCCCGAGGCTCCAGGCTCCCAAGTCCTCACCGTCCGCGAGATGGGAATCGCCGCGCGCCGGGCGGGCCGGGTGCTGGGCACGCTGCCCACCGCCCAGAAAAATGCCGCGCTCGGTGAGGTGGCCGCGCAGCTTCGCGCCCACGCTGCCGAGATTCTGGCCGCCAACGCGCTGGACGTGGCGGCGGCCCGCGCCGCTGGCCTGACCGCCCCGCTGATCGACCGCCTGACCCTGACGCCCGAGCGTCTGGAGAGCATCGCCGCCGATGTGGAGAACGTGGCGACCCTGCCTGACCCGGTGGGAGAGACGCTGGGCGAGGCAACCCGTCCCAACGGCCTGAGAGTCTCACGCCGCCGGGTGCCGCTGGGCGTGCTGGGGGTCATCTACGAATCGCGCCCGAATGTCACGGTGGACGTGGCGACGCTGGCCGTCAAGAGCGGCAACGCGGTGATCCTGCGCGGCGGCAAGGAAACGCAGCAGAGCAACGCTGTGCTGGTGCGCCTGATTGCCCGGGCGCTCGGCGAGCACGGCGTTCCGGCGGGCGCGGTGCAGGTGATCAGCGACCCGCAGAGAGCCAGGATGCTTGAACTCCTGCGCCTTGACGACCTCATCGACGCCATCATTCCGCGCGGTGGGGCGGGGCTGCACCGCTTCTGCGTCGAGAACGCCACCGTGCCGGTGATCGTGGGCGGCGTGGGCGTGGTGCATCTCTACCTTGACGAGAGTTACGTGCAGGACGCGGCGGGCCTGCACAGCGCCTCCGAGATCATCTGCAACAGCAAAGTTCAGCGCCCCAGCGTCTGCAACGCTCTCGACACCCTGCTGATGACCGAGGCCTCGGCCCGGCTGGCCCTGCCGACGGTGGCCCGCGAGTTGCTGGCGGCGGGCGTGGAACTGCGCGCCGATCCGTTCACCCTCAAGGTGCTGGCGGCAGCGGGTCTGACGGCGGTGGCCGCGACGCCGGACGACTTCGGCACCGAGTTTTTGTCGCTCACACTCAGTCTCAGGACGGTGGCCGATCTGAATGAGGCGCTCGACTTCATCGCCGAGTACGGCAATCACACCGACGCCATCCTGACGCGCGACGAGCTTCAGGCCGAGACGTTCGTGCAGCAGGTGGACAGCGCCGCCGTGATCGTCAACGCCTCCACCCGCTTCAACGACGGCGCGCAGCTCGGCCTCGGCGCGGAGGTGGCCGTCTCCACCCAGAAATTGCACGCGCGCGGCCCGATGGCCCTCTTCGAGCTGACGACCACCAAATGGGTGGTGCGCGGCGAGGGACAGGTCCGGGGCTGA
- a CDS encoding LacI family DNA-binding transcriptional regulator: MTAGSLAKSLTIRDVARHAGVSVSTVSRVINGKKVRPELETSVRQVLTDLNFRPSAVARSMVRGTTQTVGVLVEDISSAYYAELIKGIESVLERTGHHPLFKSSHWSTVLEEEALKVFLDHNVDAIIVVGGFIPEPRLRELAVRLPLVVAGRSGLSLDVPTLTLDQRGGAERATRHLIELGHREIVHICGRMTQEDAVGRLQGYRDAMRDAGLEVRPEWILPGDFLETSAYRAMLGFVELNLPFTAVFAANDQMALGANLALHRKGLRVPDDVSLIGYDDLPMSAYSLPPLTTIRQPAQQVGEAAAHAAHDLMTGKTPRFPTFELRLVLRESTRALRR; the protein is encoded by the coding sequence ATGACCGCCGGAAGCCTTGCCAAATCTCTGACCATTCGTGACGTGGCCCGGCATGCGGGCGTCTCGGTCAGCACCGTGTCGCGGGTCATCAACGGCAAAAAGGTGCGGCCCGAACTCGAAACCAGCGTGCGCCAGGTGTTGACTGACCTCAACTTCCGGCCCAGCGCGGTGGCCCGCAGCATGGTCCGGGGCACCACCCAGACGGTGGGCGTGCTGGTCGAGGATATTTCCAGCGCTTACTACGCCGAGCTGATCAAGGGCATCGAGAGCGTGCTGGAGCGCACTGGCCACCATCCACTGTTCAAGAGCAGCCACTGGAGCACGGTGCTGGAGGAAGAAGCCCTCAAGGTGTTTCTCGACCACAACGTGGACGCCATCATCGTGGTGGGCGGCTTCATTCCCGAGCCGCGGCTGCGCGAACTGGCCGTGCGGCTGCCGCTGGTGGTGGCGGGGAGAAGCGGTCTGAGCCTGGACGTGCCGACCCTGACGCTCGATCAGCGCGGTGGAGCGGAGCGGGCCACCCGCCACCTGATCGAACTCGGTCACCGCGAGATCGTGCATATTTGTGGCCGGATGACCCAGGAGGACGCGGTGGGCCGCCTACAAGGCTACCGTGACGCCATGCGGGACGCGGGGCTGGAGGTGCGGCCCGAATGGATCTTGCCCGGCGACTTTCTGGAAACCTCGGCGTACCGGGCGATGCTGGGCTTCGTCGAGCTGAACCTGCCGTTTACTGCCGTGTTCGCGGCCAATGACCAGATGGCGCTGGGAGCCAATCTGGCGCTGCACCGCAAGGGCCTGCGGGTGCCCGACGACGTGTCACTGATCGGCTACGACGATTTGCCGATGTCGGCCTACAGCTTGCCGCCGCTGACCACCATCCGCCAGCCCGCGCAGCAGGTGGGCGAGGCCGCCGCCCACGCCGCCCACGACCTGATGACCGGCAAGACGCCCCGTTTCCCGACCTTCGAGCTGAGGCTGGTGCTGCGCGAATCGACCCGTGCACTGCGGCGCTGA
- a CDS encoding ABC transporter substrate-binding protein, protein MKIQRLFAVTVLLSVSLAAAQKTTVTIGVFPDLDSVVKAALPGFNKLYPDIDVKINSLAYADHHNALTTALSTGKGANDVEAIDFGYVAKFAEGNGMTDLSKAPYNAAALASKFVGFTFPQATTQDGRIVAIPTDIGPGSMFYRTDLLAKAGVKPSQLNASWDSYITNGKKVVAANPGTFLIPDASEAAQIILRTGLKAGDGLYFDKDNKVLISPDNARFVKAFTVAKQIRDAKLDAKAGAAFSPEWTTAFQKGNLATEFSGAWLVGHMQNWLAKDFTGKWNAQNLPGNTFASWGGSFYGIPAQSTNKDAAWKLVQYLTTNPAQQVLAFKTTGAFPALKAGQTDAVFNQGVVYLGNQKARLLWRTAAAKIQPLDVNKLDPIADQIVGDALGSVLDGSKDIPTALADAQRLVERRTR, encoded by the coding sequence ATGAAGATTCAACGCTTGTTCGCCGTTACCGTCCTGCTCTCGGTCAGCCTGGCCGCCGCGCAGAAAACCACCGTCACCATCGGCGTGTTCCCCGACCTCGACAGCGTGGTCAAGGCCGCCCTGCCGGGCTTCAACAAGCTCTACCCCGACATCGACGTCAAGATCAACTCGCTGGCCTACGCCGACCACCACAACGCGCTGACCACCGCGCTCTCGACCGGCAAGGGAGCCAACGACGTGGAAGCCATCGACTTCGGCTACGTCGCCAAGTTCGCCGAGGGCAACGGCATGACCGACCTGAGCAAAGCGCCGTATAACGCGGCGGCCCTGGCCAGCAAGTTCGTGGGCTTCACCTTCCCGCAGGCCACCACCCAGGACGGGCGCATCGTCGCCATTCCCACCGATATCGGCCCCGGCTCGATGTTCTACCGCACCGACTTGCTGGCCAAAGCAGGCGTCAAGCCCTCACAGCTCAACGCCAGCTGGGATTCGTACATCACCAACGGCAAGAAAGTGGTGGCGGCCAACCCCGGCACCTTCCTGATTCCCGACGCCTCCGAAGCCGCCCAGATCATCCTGCGCACCGGCCTCAAGGCGGGCGACGGCCTGTACTTCGACAAAGACAACAAGGTGCTGATCAGCCCCGACAACGCCCGCTTCGTCAAGGCGTTCACGGTGGCCAAGCAGATCCGCGACGCCAAGCTCGACGCCAAGGCGGGCGCGGCCTTCTCGCCGGAGTGGACCACCGCCTTCCAGAAAGGCAACCTCGCCACCGAGTTCTCAGGGGCCTGGCTGGTGGGCCACATGCAGAACTGGCTGGCCAAGGACTTCACCGGCAAGTGGAACGCCCAGAACCTACCCGGCAATACGTTTGCCAGCTGGGGCGGCTCGTTTTACGGCATCCCCGCCCAGAGCACCAACAAGGACGCGGCCTGGAAGCTGGTGCAGTACCTGACCACCAACCCCGCCCAGCAGGTTCTGGCGTTCAAGACCACCGGAGCCTTCCCGGCGCTCAAGGCCGGACAGACCGACGCGGTGTTCAACCAGGGCGTGGTCTACCTGGGCAACCAGAAGGCCCGCCTGCTGTGGCGCACGGCGGCGGCCAAGATTCAGCCGCTGGACGTCAACAAGCTTGACCCCATCGCCGATCAGATCGTTGGCGACGCGCTGGGCAGCGTCCTCGACGGCAGCAAGGACATCCCCACCGCGCTGGCCGACGCCCAGCGCCTGGTCGAGCGCCGCACCCGCTAA
- a CDS encoding carbohydrate ABC transporter permease, producing the protein MTAAPIQPAPKPIPKVGGWDNFQRKYAPYIFISPFFLLFFAFGLFPILFNGYLSVHEWQPGSGLGDMKFVGLRNFTDNLTDPTFWLSLKNTAILAVESGLPQHLIAIPLAFAINMGLKRAQSFITAIYFLPYITSVVAISVIFFTLFSWQYGVLNAALNSLHHIPILGVLFPADKINWLGERAFVQPSIAMVIVWRYVGWNMLLYLSGLQAIPGELYEAAAVDGATRTEQFRFITLPLLRPTIFLAVTLSLIGGFQLFEEPYILTNGGGGVGQAGLTTIMYMFRTYNAYSDAGLAAAMAWLLFIVIGLLTLVNNRIFGRSGMGAGEAAK; encoded by the coding sequence GTGACCGCTGCACCTATCCAACCTGCTCCAAAACCCATCCCCAAGGTCGGCGGCTGGGACAACTTCCAGCGCAAGTACGCGCCCTATATCTTCATCAGCCCCTTCTTCCTGTTGTTCTTCGCCTTCGGCCTCTTTCCGATCCTCTTCAACGGCTACCTCTCGGTGCATGAATGGCAACCCGGCAGCGGCCTGGGGGACATGAAGTTCGTGGGCCTGAGAAACTTCACCGACAACCTGACGGACCCTACTTTCTGGCTGTCACTCAAGAACACTGCGATCCTGGCCGTCGAGAGCGGCCTGCCGCAGCACCTGATTGCCATTCCACTGGCGTTTGCCATCAACATGGGCCTCAAGCGGGCGCAGTCGTTTATCACGGCGATCTACTTTCTGCCCTACATCACCTCGGTGGTCGCCATCTCGGTGATCTTCTTCACGCTGTTCAGCTGGCAGTACGGGGTGCTCAACGCCGCGCTCAACAGCCTGCACCACATTCCCATCCTGGGTGTGCTGTTTCCTGCTGACAAGATCAACTGGCTGGGTGAGCGCGCCTTCGTGCAGCCGTCAATCGCCATGGTGATCGTCTGGCGCTATGTGGGCTGGAACATGCTGCTGTACTTGTCGGGCCTGCAAGCCATTCCCGGCGAACTTTACGAGGCGGCGGCGGTAGACGGCGCGACCCGGACCGAGCAGTTCCGGTTCATCACCCTGCCGCTGCTGCGCCCGACCATCTTCCTGGCCGTGACCCTGAGTCTCATCGGCGGCTTCCAACTGTTCGAGGAGCCGTACATTCTCACCAACGGCGGCGGCGGCGTCGGACAGGCAGGACTGACCACCATCATGTATATGTTTAGAACCTACAACGCTTACAGTGACGCGGGCCTGGCCGCCGCGATGGCCTGGCTCCTCTTTATCGTGATCGGCTTGCTGACTCTGGTCAACAACCGCATCTTCGGGCGCAGCGGCATGGGCGCGGGCGAGGCGGCAAAATGA
- a CDS encoding carbohydrate ABC transporter permease, whose protein sequence is MTSTPLIAPRTTPRSISGKRPLSRAASILLLVFGGVLTLAPFYFMFIFATHPRQEIFSLPPPVWFGHDLANNYDSLLSRMPFWRNLWNSLYLAVLTTATTLFFCTLGGYAFAMYEFKGKSWLFGLLLITLLIPSTLNIVPYALIMQALGWIDTPRALWIPGMANAFGIFLMRQYIGSAIPRELVEAARIDGATEFTTFRKVVVPLTGPAMATLGLVTFVQSWNGFLGPLIIFRSAETYTAPLALRTLQGIANTDWGALMCGVALTVVPLLIIFAFASRRLIDGLTSGALKG, encoded by the coding sequence ATGACTTCTACACCCCTGATCGCCCCACGCACGACGCCCCGCAGCATCAGCGGCAAGCGCCCGCTCAGCCGCGCCGCCTCCATCCTGCTGCTCGTGTTCGGCGGTGTGCTGACGCTGGCCCCCTTCTACTTCATGTTTATTTTTGCCACCCACCCGCGTCAGGAAATCTTCTCGCTGCCGCCGCCCGTCTGGTTCGGCCACGATCTGGCAAACAATTACGACAGCCTGCTCTCACGGATGCCGTTCTGGCGCAACCTCTGGAACAGCCTGTATCTGGCGGTGCTGACCACTGCGACCACCCTGTTTTTCTGCACGCTGGGCGGCTACGCCTTTGCCATGTACGAATTCAAGGGCAAGAGCTGGCTGTTCGGGCTGCTGCTGATCACGCTGCTGATTCCCTCCACCCTCAACATCGTGCCCTACGCCCTGATCATGCAGGCGCTGGGCTGGATCGACACGCCCCGCGCCCTGTGGATTCCCGGCATGGCCAACGCTTTCGGTATCTTCCTGATGCGCCAGTATATCGGCAGCGCCATTCCCAGGGAACTGGTCGAGGCCGCCCGCATCGACGGAGCCACCGAATTCACGACCTTTCGCAAGGTGGTCGTGCCGCTGACCGGCCCCGCGATGGCGACCCTCGGTCTGGTGACCTTCGTGCAGTCGTGGAACGGCTTCCTGGGGCCGCTGATCATCTTCCGCAGCGCCGAGACCTACACCGCACCGCTGGCCCTGCGCACCCTGCAAGGCATCGCCAATACCGACTGGGGGGCCTTGATGTGCGGCGTGGCCCTGACGGTGGTGCCGCTGCTGATCATCTTCGCCTTCGCCTCGCGCCGCCTGATCGACGGCCTGACCAGCGGCGCACTGAAGGGCTGA
- a CDS encoding GH1 family beta-glucosidase translates to MTLTSPDIKPLTRQNFPPNFVFGVATSAFQIEGATHEDGRGDSIWDTFCREPGRIRDGTNGDVACEHYHRLEQDLDLIQSLGVDAYRFSVAWPRIQPSGTGAANEAGLAFYERLVDGLSQRGIAAHLTLYHWDLPQALQDQGGWTNRQTAHHFAEYARIIGERLGHKVRSIATLNEPWCASILSYEIGEHAPGWHDRPAALSAAHHLLLGHGLAMQELRALKLSADLGTVLNLGPAYPATPADGAAAAVADGRFNRWFLDPVFRGEYPRDIWDGYGTDVPVVEAGDFEIIRAPLDFLGVNYYTRSYISASGEQPAGAVTTDMGWEVFPQGLSDLLIRLHADYTLPPIFITENGAAYPDTQNAEGDIHDPERVKYLESHLRAVLAAGEAGVDVRGYFGWSLMDNFEWAYGYSKRFGLVYVDYETQERTLKDSARWYQALAKS, encoded by the coding sequence ATGACCCTCACTTCACCCGACATCAAACCCCTGACCCGCCAGAACTTCCCGCCCAATTTCGTCTTCGGCGTCGCCACCTCCGCGTTTCAGATCGAAGGCGCGACCCACGAGGACGGGCGCGGCGACAGCATCTGGGACACCTTCTGCCGCGAGCCGGGACGCATCCGTGACGGCACCAACGGCGACGTGGCCTGCGAACATTACCACCGCCTGGAGCAGGACCTCGACCTGATTCAGAGTCTGGGCGTGGACGCCTACCGCTTCTCGGTGGCCTGGCCGCGCATTCAGCCGAGCGGCACCGGAGCGGCCAACGAGGCGGGCCTGGCCTTCTACGAACGCCTGGTGGACGGCCTGAGTCAGCGCGGCATTGCGGCGCACCTGACGCTCTACCACTGGGACCTGCCACAGGCCCTCCAGGATCAGGGCGGCTGGACCAACCGCCAGACCGCGCACCACTTTGCCGAGTATGCCCGCATCATCGGCGAGCGGCTGGGCCACAAGGTCCGCAGCATCGCCACCCTCAATGAACCCTGGTGCGCCAGCATCCTGAGTTACGAGATCGGCGAGCACGCCCCCGGCTGGCACGACCGCCCCGCCGCCCTGAGTGCGGCCCACCACCTGCTCCTGGGACACGGGCTGGCGATGCAGGAGTTGCGGGCGCTGAAGTTGTCAGCCGACCTTGGCACAGTGCTCAACCTCGGCCCAGCCTACCCCGCCACCCCCGCCGACGGGGCCGCCGCCGCCGTCGCCGATGGACGCTTCAACCGCTGGTTCCTCGACCCGGTCTTCAGGGGCGAGTACCCCCGAGACATCTGGGACGGCTACGGCACGGACGTGCCGGTCGTGGAGGCAGGCGACTTCGAGATCATCCGCGCGCCTCTCGATTTCCTGGGCGTCAACTATTACACCCGCAGCTATATCTCGGCCAGCGGTGAGCAACCTGCCGGAGCCGTCACCACCGATATGGGCTGGGAAGTGTTTCCGCAGGGCCTCAGCGATCTGCTGATCCGCCTGCACGCCGACTACACCCTGCCGCCCATCTTCATCACCGAGAACGGCGCGGCCTACCCAGATACGCAAAATGCCGAGGGCGATATCCATGACCCCGAGCGGGTGAAATATCTGGAAAGCCACCTGCGGGCGGTGCTGGCAGCAGGTGAAGCGGGCGTGGACGTGCGCGGCTACTTCGGCTGGTCGCTGATGGACAACTTCGAGTGGGCCTACGGCTACTCCAAGCGCTTCGGACTGGTCTATGTGGACTACGAGACACAGGAACGCACCCTCAAAGACAGCGCCAGGTGGTATCAGGCGCTGGCAAAAAGCTGA
- a CDS encoding queuosine precursor transporter produces MSSDQSGVIPVPRPASSLPQPRLRYFDLILGLFAAVLIISNIASTKTATLNLGFWRPTFDGGTILFPLTYIFGDLLTEVYGYARSRRVIWFGLAMNVLATLTFALVAGLPESADSPTKGAFGVVFAFAPRILLASTAAFFVGEFLNSYVLARLKLLTGGKWLWTRTIGSTLIGQGADTLVFSLVAFWGVLPNDVLWGLVLFNYVYKVGLEVVLTPVTYAVVAFLKRAEGVDTFDRHTDFNPFRLGN; encoded by the coding sequence ATGTCCAGCGACCAGAGTGGAGTTATCCCCGTCCCCCGTCCCGCTTCCTCCCTGCCCCAGCCGCGCCTGCGTTACTTCGACCTGATCCTGGGCCTGTTCGCGGCGGTGCTGATCATCTCCAACATCGCCAGCACCAAGACCGCCACCCTGAATCTGGGATTCTGGCGACCCACCTTCGACGGCGGCACCATCCTCTTTCCGCTGACCTATATTTTCGGCGATCTGCTGACTGAGGTCTACGGCTACGCCCGCTCGCGGCGGGTCATCTGGTTCGGGCTGGCGATGAATGTGCTGGCGACCCTGACTTTCGCGCTGGTGGCGGGCCTGCCCGAGAGCGCCGACAGCCCCACCAAGGGGGCGTTCGGGGTGGTGTTCGCCTTCGCGCCGCGCATCCTGCTGGCGTCCACAGCGGCATTCTTCGTGGGCGAGTTTCTCAATTCCTACGTGCTGGCCCGCCTCAAGCTGCTGACGGGGGGCAAATGGCTGTGGACCCGCACCATCGGCAGTACCCTGATCGGGCAGGGGGCCGACACGCTGGTGTTCAGCCTGGTGGCCTTCTGGGGCGTGCTGCCGAACGACGTGCTATGGGGACTGGTGCTGTTCAACTACGTCTACAAGGTGGGTCTCGAAGTGGTGCTGACGCCCGTGACCTACGCCGTCGTCGCCTTTCTCAAGCGGGCCGAGGGCGTGGATACCTTTGACCGCCATACCGATTTCAATCCGTTTCGACTGGGCAACTGA